In Euhalothece natronophila Z-M001, the DNA window TTAATTAGTATTAATTATCTAGAAATTAACTTCAGGTAAATTGAAATATTTAACTATAGTAATGTTTTAAGTATGATACTTTGTAATATCTTTATTGGCAGACCTGAGCGATGGGAATTATTGCTTTTGAGCTATTTAGAGTTCTCGGTCTTTGTATTGATTCTCTTCTTAGTTTTCTGGATTTTGACGCTGGGCTTGTTTTCTCTTTTGTTCTTCTTCTAGTTCTCGTAGTCGTTCTTGCTCTTGACGATTTTGTTCCTCAACTCGTTCTTTGCTTGTTGTTTCCTGAATTAAGGTTGGTATTAATTACTTGTGATCAGGTTGATTCAGGTTCTCATTATTTCGCTGTTTATTGTTTTCTGATGAGGATTCGTAGTGAACTCCTTTTTGGATCAATTCTGGTAAAGTTCCTTCTTTAACTTCAATATCTTCTGCTACAATTGTTCCCACTGATTCTGACTGTAATTTGTAGTATAGTTTAACTGACTCTTCTTGCTGTTCTGCTCTACTGTAATAAAATCCTCTTCAAGTCGATTAACAAATTCGGAAAAAGTTTCAGACTCACGGGCGGCAGATGAAATTGGGGGATTGATCATGAATCTGATATGTGCTTCGGGGTAATTTCTGTTGGGGGAATCAAGTGTCAAGTTTTCTAATTCTTCTGTTGTTGGTTCGATTGGTTGTTCTTCTTCTTCGAGTGGTGGCTTTGGTTCTTCTTTTTAAGTTGATTATTAAGTTTTAATTTTAATTCTTCTGGGAGTTTGGAGTATAAATGATGAAATTCGCCTAAGTGGAGATTGTATTCTAGTGAAATTTGATTATTTTGAGCAAGTTGGAGATGGATTTTTGTTTCTTTTTTCGGATTCATTAATGAGCCAGAATTCGGTTTCATCGGCGTTTATACCAATGCGCCATTGCTGATTTTGATGTTCCGCTTCGAGTTCTTTATTGCCAGTTATCCGAGTTGGTTAGCGATTTGGTTGAATAGGGGTTGATATTGGTGAAATAGGTTAAATTGCTTTTTCTTTGATTTGTTTGCCATCTTTGGCAGATAATTCGGCAAGGGATTGATTGGTTAGTGGGTTGGAGGAATAAAGGGGGAACTGATTTTTGAGAGGGTGGTGATTGATGATTGGTTGGTTGGTTTCTTTCGCTTGCAGTGGTGAGAGAAGGGGTTTGAGGGGGTTAAATGACTCTTTAGTTGAGTTGTTTGAGTTGGGATTTCGTTTCTACTGGGGATGTTGATTAAGTTTTGTAGTTCTTCTTCTATGCGATTTCTCTCTGTAGTAGTTGTTTAATTCTGATATGGCTGATTAATTCATGCCAGCGATCGCCGCGAGCGGTGGAATCCTCGGGCTTCCATGGCAGACGTGGGGCCGAGGTGAATTGGGGGATTCGATTGATTCCTTGATCTTCTAGGGAACGGTGGTTGATTCGTTCGGGGGTTGGCGTTTTTAGGGCGGCGTTGGCTTGTTTTCCCATCTTTTCGCAACTGGTTAGGAAGTCTTTACTTTAATATCCGGTCTTTTCTCCTAAGCCTTGTTCGTTAATTTTCGGGTGGTGAAGAGAAGATGGGCGTGGGGGTTATGACTGTTGAGATCGTGGCAGGCTAAGTCCACGATTAAGCCTCTTGAAACGAGGGTGGTTTCGGCAAATTTTTTGATTAGTTCGATTGCTGCTTTTGATTAAGTTCGATGGGGAGGGCGATGTCAAGTTCGGAGGCGGGTCGAGCGTTTTGACGGCGGTCTTTGGCTTCGACTTGATTCCAAAGTTGGGAGCGATCATTTACCCATTGGGGGGCGTAGGAGGGGGCTAAAATTTCGGTGTGAGCAACGCCTTGTTTCTTTCATAGTTATGGGTTTTCCTAGTCTTTGATCATAAATTGGGTGGCGCTACGATAGGCGGCGGCGGCGCAGGCTGATTGATTTTTTCCTCGACTAATATGTTTATAGTTGAGATGGTAAATTGCCATAATTATTCGGGGATTTAAGGGGTGTCCCCTTAACGCACGACCAAACCAAAAAGCCGTTAGGCGATCGCGAAGCGATTTTGGTTTGGGTAAGTGCGCTCTTCATTCGCCAGAGGGGCTTCCTATTTTAACTCCTTTTCTGATTTTTGCCTAGAGGGTGCTAACTAGGCGATCGGTTGTAATAGTGGAGATAAGTTAAATTGATGATAGAGAAGAGTTTAAGATTATATAGGTGAATGAGTGGGAGTTATCAAAAGAAGATTGAGAAGTTAGAGGCGAGAAAACGGCAGATTCAAGAGCAGATTCGACAAGAGAAAAGGAAGGCGAGTCGCGAGGAGAAGAAGCGACAAGACCGATGGAAGATTTTAGTGGGGGCTTATTGTTTGTCTTGTCTTGAGCAGGAGGGGTCGGTTCCGACAATTAATGGGGAGGAGGATTTAAGAAAAAAAATGGATGAGTTTTTAACCCGAGATAGTGATCGTAAGTTGTTTGGGTTGGAACCGTTACCCAAGTCTGATGATTCTCAGTCGAAGAAGCAGGATTAGGGTGAAGGGATTGATTTTTAAGTGGGGAGGTTAAGAGTTCATCAAACGAACGAAACTCACATCGGTTTTTAGGGCGATCGCGCCAAGTAGGAGTTTGGGGAATCTCTGGAATCATCCCCCCTTGGGAACATCGGAATTAATTTATCTAGATACTCTAATGTTCTTTATTATCCTCCCCAATTCCCTGTAAGAAACTCTCGGCGCGTTATACCTGCATGTAATTGAGCTGGTGAGTCAGGTTCAATTTCTGGATGATTTAAATTTGATGCTTCAACTGGGGTAAGGTCTAGGGCTAATGAACTTAAGCCGATAGTAAAGACGGTAGCTAGTATTCTAACCATAATTAAAACTCCTTTTTTGCCTTCACCTTTCCTTAGGTTTATTCCAGCTACGTTATGCAACTTACCTTCTGTCTTAAAAAAAAGGGAAGGTCACGCTTGGCATTATTGGCGTTACAGCGGGAGTTGTCCCAATCGGGGCGCGATTGTGCGTGCGGCTAACAGTACACAACTAACTGGAACACCGCCTTGGGAGTTTCGTCGGCAAAAAAGATGGGTTAGGTCGATTAGTTTATTTCCTTGTCTTCCCCCTTTTCCCGATCCATCTGTAGCAAAAAGTGATGAATTTGATATAATACTAATTCTCAAAAGTAGCTAAAGAGATATCGAGTCAGACCTCCCTACAAACTGGTACTATTCTTTCCAGTTATTTTTGATAAACGGTATAACTTTAATATTTTGAATTTTGAATAATTGAAATATAAGATATTATCTGTTTACAATACATCAAAATTAAGTTTTTAAAAATGATTTTATCTATTCTTATTCAGAACTTTCCTTAAAAGGGATTTTACGTAAATAGATTCTATCATGTTCCGATAAGTCATCGAGTAAATTATAAGCATTAACTTTCTCAAAAAAATCAATCCTTTCTTTTTCATACTTTTCAACAGAGTCACGCTTTTTTATTACATATTCAATATATCTCTTTTCCATAAATAATAATCTCTGAGTTGAATAACTAATTGAGTTTTTTAGAAGTGCTTTATATTTATTTCTAACTTCTTCAGGTAAATCTAATAAAAACATAAAAGATGTTTGTAAATTTTTAATTAACGGATTTATTATTGGAGAACGATTATACCTAATCGTTTCATAAAATTTATATTCTTTTATTGAATTCTCAATTATGGCTTGTAAAGCTCTGTCTCCTTTTAACCAATCTTCATAGTCCGAATGATCAGGATCTTGATAGTATTCTGATAAATTATTTATAAAATTTTCATATCTTTCTAAGGATTCTGTAAATAACTTTATTTGCTTTTCTTCTTTTTGATTTTTGGCTTGATTTCTTAAAGTAAAAAATAACACACTAACAGTGGCAAATTGTATAAGATATTGTATAAGATTTTGTAGATCAATTAATTGATTATTCATTGGAATTTTTTTTTTAGCTTTTCAGCGCAATCGCGTTAATGAAAAAAATATCATATTGTATAATAAATCAACAAATAAGTGGTTAAATAATATTTTGTTTCGGAAGATTATCAAACATTTAATGTTTTTTACTCTGGTCTATTACGCTCCATTTGTACTTCCAAATCCAAGTCAGATTGCACGATCACGCTCTGGCAACTAACCTAGCCACATCGCGCCCTTAAAACTCGAAGGCTTGATCCTCCAATCGCTGAATTTCTTCTAATTCCGATTCAGACGCATTTGCTTTAGCACCATTAATGATATTAGAAACAATCCCCTCAACTGTTGAATGATCAGGATGTTTTTCTAGAAGCGCGATCGCGCTCTCCTCTAATTTTCCCAATCCCCATGAATCGGTTAAGCGGGGACGCTCGGCAAGGGGGGGTATTCCCACCGACTCAGCAAAGCCGACTCTTATGGCGGTTCTGGTGGTAGGGGATGCGGTTATTACTATTCTTTTTCTTGTTTTCTTGCAAGTCCCTTGCCTCAGTAATGGTTGGTGTGGTACCCCTAAAAAATAATTTATCCCGAAACAGAGAAATTAGAAAAAAATGAAACTTAAAACAGTACATTACATTTTTTTAGGAATAATCAGTAGTATTTTAACTATTCAAATTCATACAATGGTATTTACTTTTACTGAATATGTTTTTCCTAAACATAAAACTATGGTTGAAAGAAAAGTTGATTTTTTACCAAAACCCTCTTTTATAAATTTTGATCAGGAAAAAGAATTAAAGCAAGCTAGAAGAAGAAGCGGACGAGGAGGTGGAATCATAATTGATATTCGTGACGAAGATGGTGAAATAACTACTTGGGGATTTTGGTTAATTAATATTTTGTCACCTGTTTTTGTAATAGGGGAGCTTATAAAAGTTGTAATTAGTTTTATTGTTTTGCCTTTTAATTCATCTTTAGCTAACAGTTTTTTTCAAGGAGCAATTAGTAATATTATTGCAATGAGTCCTGGCTTAATATTTTATGCCTTAGTTGGTGTTTTGGGAAGCTTGGTAGATAGCAATGAGGAAGAAAAAGAAACACACAATAAAGCAGTCTCTGATCCCAATACTTCCCCTAAAAACCTCCAAAAACTGGCTCGGGACGAAGATTGGAGGGTACGCCGAGAAGTAGCGTCTAACGCAAGTAACCCTAACACTCCCCCGAAAATTCTCCAAAAACTGGCTCGGGATGAAGATTGGAGGGTACGCGAAAAAGTAGCCTCTAACCCCAACACTCCTCCTGAAATTCTCCAACAACTGGCTCAGGATAAAGATGAGAGGGTACGCTCTAAAGCTTACTCTAACCCCAATCTCAGTTTGTAGAGCAACCCACTCGTAATGGGTAGGTCACAGTTCAAATCCGCTTGCTGGCTTAAGTAATCCTTTAAGGATTTTGCACTTAAACAAAGTAGGGGAAATCGCTTTCCAAGCAGTAACTCAGTGGTAGCACGTCACCTTCCCAAGGTGAATGTCAAGTCTAACAATCTGCTTGCTACTTTAAGTTATAAAATAGTTGTTTTACTACTTAAACAGCGCGATCGCGCCCTTAAAACTCGAAGGCTTCATCCTCCAATCGCTGAATTTCTTCTAATTCTGATTCAGACGCATTAGCTTTCGCATGATTAATCGTATTTTGAACAATCATTTTCGTCGCAGGATGATCAGGATATTGTTCCATCAGCGCGATCGCGTTTTTAACATTCTCAATTGGCTCTAAAACTTCCTCCTCTTCACTTGACTCAATCGCCTTCTCATCTTCTCCCCCCGTTAAAGCTGGCTTCTGAGTGCGATTCGCTTCTATAGCTTGCTGTTCCTTAACTTTCGCCTCATTCAACTCCACAGAGGCTTTTCTTGCTTCACTCACGGGAACATCCGCTGGCAGTTGCATCCAAGCCGGCGTGAAGTACGGTAGCCCTTTACTTTCATTTTCCTTCTTATCCTCTACCTCTCTCGTCAAAAGTCGCTTGAAGTCTCGCCACATCTCTAGTGTCAGCTGTGGTTCTTTCTTTAACTTGTAAATGGCATGAGACTTAGCCGCATACTCAGTTAAATCAGGGTGATATTTAAGCCGTGGCGTGGCCCATTGAACAAACTCAGGATAAATCTGTCCCACCGAATAACCCGCCTCAATTAAATCCGTATCATCAGGCTGGATTTGCCATTCTCGTAACCCCTCATTTACCTTACTCTCATGCTTCGGCTTAGGCTGCTCATCCTTAGACTGATTACCCTGTTGTGTCACCTCGGTTTGACTTGGCTGCACAGAGCTAGGATTTTTGCCCTTCTCACTGGCTTGAGACTCTTTCTGGTGGAGAACATCCTCTAAAACAATTTCGCCAGTCTCAGCCCATTTTTTGTACACCTCCATCGAACTTGGACTTCCTGCACGAAGATTATCAACGCACTTTTGAGCATAAGCGCAAGGATTCTGAATCCCATCACAGAACTGAAGTATCCTCAATAACTCCTTATGGAATGGAACTAAATGCAACTTATTCTCAATAGGCTCGGAACTTGGATCATCACCCGAATTTGGAGAATTTTCAACCGAATCAGCAGTAGAAGCATTATCTT includes these proteins:
- a CDS encoding mobilization protein, coding for MSGSYQKKIEKLEARKRQIQEQIRQEKRKASREEKKRQDRWKILVGAYCLSCLEQEGSVPTINGEEDLRKKMDEFLTRDSDRKLFGLEPLPKSDDSQSKKQD
- a CDS encoding HEAT repeat domain-containing protein yields the protein MVERKVDFLPKPSFINFDQEKELKQARRRSGRGGGIIIDIRDEDGEITTWGFWLINILSPVFVIGELIKVVISFIVLPFNSSLANSFFQGAISNIIAMSPGLIFYALVGVLGSLVDSNEEEKETHNKAVSDPNTSPKNLQKLARDEDWRVRREVASNASNPNTPPKILQKLARDEDWRVREKVASNPNTPPEILQQLAQDKDERVRSKAYSNPNLSL